A stretch of Cicer arietinum cultivar CDC Frontier isolate Library 1 chromosome 5, Cicar.CDCFrontier_v2.0, whole genome shotgun sequence DNA encodes these proteins:
- the LOC101504070 gene encoding gibberellin 2-beta-dioxygenase 8: MNNLDSYPPTLRPKNNHPLNLDDPNDFKGPDPIQDPDPVPIIDLHCLDHKNLDEACKDWGLFRLVNHGVPLTLLEQLQNLAKQLFSLSFESKQEACNEKPITYFWGTPALTPSGTAITRDPQNINWVEGFDVPLCQLSQFQHQLPTLESMRVLVMEYATHLSRIATTLFEAMSKNLNLNLKATKSYVSEKTGMVRVYRYPRTDVGWGMEVHTDSSVLSILNQDDFVSGLQVLKHDQWLNVKPISNTLIVNLGDMMQAISSDKYKSVSHRVKVDKDIERISICYFVFPGEGVVIESSKYKPFTYNEFRAQVQQDIKTVGYKVGLPRFQHNQDS; encoded by the exons atgaacaaCTTGGATTCCTACCCTCCAACTCTCCGCCCCAAAAACAACCATCCACTAAACCTAGACGACCCAAATGACTTCAAGGGCCCTGACCCAATTCAAGATCCGGATCCTGTTCCAATCATAGATCTTCATTGTTTGGACCACAAAAACTTAGATGAAGCTTGCAAGGATTGGGGGCTATTTCGTTTGGTTAATCATGGTGTTCCATTAACCCTTTTAGAACAACTTCAAAACTTAGCCAAACAACTATTTTCTTTATCCTTTGAGTCCAAACAAGAAGCATGCAATGAAAAACCTATCACATACTTTTGGGGTACCCCTGCCCTAACTCCTTCTGGGACAGCTATAACAAGAGACCCTCAAAATATCAATTGGGTTGAAGGTTTTGATGTGCCATTATGTCAACTCTCTCAATTCCAACATCAACTTCCTACACTTGAATCCATGAG gGTTTTGGTAATGGAATATGCAACCCATTTGTCAAGAATTGCGACAACTTTATTCGAAGCAATGTCTAAGAACCTTAATCTGAATTTGAAAGCTACAAAATCATATGTATCAGAAAAGACTGGAATGGTGCGTGTGTATCGTTACCCACGGACGGATGTTGGTTGGGGCATGGAGGTTCATACAGATAGCTCAGTTTTGTCCATATTGAACCAAGATGACTTTGTTAGTGGGCTTCAAGTTCTCAAACATGATCAATGGCTAAATGTAAAGCCCATTTCCAACACTTTGATTGTCAACCTTGGTGACATGATGCAG GCAATTAGCAGTGACAAGTACAAAAGTGTGTCACACAGAGTGAAGGTAGATAAAGACATAGAGAGGATTTCAATATGCTACTTTGTATTTCCTGGGGAAGGTGTTGTGATTGAGAGCTCCAAGTACAAGCCCTTTACTTACAATGAGTTCAGAGCACAAGTGCAACAAGACATCAAAACCGTTGGGTATAAAGTTGGCCTTCCAAGGTTTCAGCACAACCAAGACTcttaa